Sequence from the Streptomyces mobaraensis NBRC 13819 = DSM 40847 genome:
GCGCTGCGCAGCCGCGGGCGCACGGTGGGAGTGGTCACGTTCCTGCGCGGGCCGTCCCGCCGGCCGTTCGACCGCGCGGACGCGACGTACGCGGAGGACATCGCGACGCGAGTGGCGGCGGCGGTGGACCTGGCGGCGGCGACGGCGGGGTAGGGGCTGCCGGGCTCGGGGCCGGCGGGTCGGGGCCGGCGGCCTGTGCCGGACCCGTACTGGTGCCGGCAGAAGATCCGGCCCGGTGCTCTAGTGCCGGAAGAAGATCCGGTCCCGGTATTCGGCAAGCACCCGGCCGTTCCACTCGTGCCCGCCGTCCACGTTCCCGGACCGCAGCATCGGCGGCTCGATCCCGCGCGCGGCCAGCTCCCCGGCGGCCGAGGCGATCACGGCCTGCATCAGGGCGCTGGTGACGACGGTGGAGGCGGGCGCGAAGGGCGCGGCGATGCCGTCGGCCGTCAACTCCGCGTCGCCGATGCCGATCTTGCTGTCGACGACGACGTCGCAGTGGTCCTTCAGGAACGTGCCGGACACGTGCCGGGACTTGGTGTGCTCGGCGTAGGCGAGCGACGTGACGCCGACGACCTTGAGGCCGAGCGCGCGGGCGTTCATCGCCATCTCGACGGGCAGCGAGTTGCGGCCGGAGAGGGAGATCACCACGAGGACGTCGCCCGCCTGCACGGGACTGGTGTCGAGCACCGCGCCCGCGAGCCCGTCCACCCGCTCCAGGGCGCTGCCGAGGGTCGCGGGAGTGACGTCGACGCCGACCGTGCCGGGCACGGCCAGCAGGTTGACCAGGGCCAGGCCGCCGGCGCGGTAGACGACGTCCTGGGCGGCGATGGACGAGTGGCCGGCGCCGAAGACGAAGATCCGTCCGCCGTCCGCGACCGTGTCGGCGATCAGGGCCGCCGCGTCGGCGATGTGCTCCGCCTCCTCGTCGCGGGCGCGCCGGAGCAGCTCGATCGCGGCGTCGAAGAACTGGCCGGCCAGCTTGTTCCCGCTCATCGCCATGGGCTCCTCGGCATCTCTGTCGGCGTCGTCGGCGTCAGGTCAGGTCGCCCGCGCGGCGGCCACCGGCGGCGCCGGCGTGCTGCCGGCGGCGCGGGGCCGTCGTGGTGGCGCGGCTCACGTTGCGCGTTTGACCTGCGCCCTGTCAATACGGCGGTCCCTGGGCGGGCGGTACACGCCCGGCTTGTCAGTGGTATGCGTCAGAATTGGTGCCAGGGCCAGCGCACGACTTATCGAGGGGCACGCATGTCCGGACTGATCGACACCACGGAGATGTATCTCCGCACCATCCTGGAGCTGGAAGAGGAAGGTGTGGTCCCGATGCGTGCGCGCATTGCGGAGCGGCTGGACCAGAGCGGTCCGACGGTGAGCCAGACGGTCGCGCGCATGGAGCGCGACGGCCTGGTCACGGTCGCCGGCGACCGCCACCTGGAGCTCACCGAGGAGGGCCGCCGGCTGGCGACGCGCGTCATGCGCAAGCACCGGCTCGCCGAGTGCCTGCTGGTCGACGTGATCGGCCTGGAGTGGGAGCAGGTCCACGAGGAGGCGTGCCGCTGGGAGCACGTGATGAGCGAGGCCGTCGAGCGGCGCGTGCTGGAGCTGCTGCGCCACCCCACCGAGTCGCCGTACGGCAACCCCATCCCCGGGCTGGAGGAGCTCGGCGAGAAGGCCGAGGCCGACCCCTACCTGAACGAGGACATGGTCAGCCTGCTCGACCTGACGCCCGGGACGGACGGCAAGACCGTCGTCGTGCGGCGCATCGGCGAGCCGATCCAGAGCGACGCGCAGCTGATGCACACCCTGCGTCGCGTGGGGGTGCAGCCGGGTGCCGTGGTCAGCGTGACGGAGTCGCCCGGTGGGGTGATGGTCGGCAGCAGCGGCGAGTCCGCCGAGCTGGCTTCGGAGATCGCCTCGCACGTCTTCGTCGCCAAGCGCTGACCCAGGGGTTCTCCCCGGGGGCTTCCTCCGGGCCTCTCCCCGCGGTGACCGGCACTGACCGGTGCTGACCGGTGGGTTTACCCTCCGCACGCCGGTTCGCCGTCGGCTCGCCGCCGGTTTCGCCGTCGGTCGTACAGCGGTCGTGCGACGCCCGTCCGCGCGGCCCGCACGGCCCACGCGCGCCGGCCCCGCGCCGCCGCGCGGGCCCACGCGCCTCTCCCGGCGGGGTGCCGGCGGGGCCCGCGGTGTGGTCAACTACCCATTCCCCGGCCGGAGTCGGCGGAAGTCGACGGATCGCGTACAGACGCCCCCGGGGCGTGTCACGCTGGCGTAGTGGCATATGCGCTCGCGCCGCCGACCAGGGAGGGGAGCCGATGAGGCACGGGGTGCTCCACACGCGGCCCGCGTCTCCTGAGGCGCGTGCGCCGCTTGCGGTTTCCGCCGGGATGGCAGGCACGGCGCCCGCCCTGGCAGCGGCCCGCGTAGCCGGCGGGACCGTCTCCGTCCGGTTCCTCGCGGCACGCAGGCCCTCGTCCCCGCGCCCGGCCAAGGGGCGGTCACGGCGTACGCAGGCCCCGACCGGGGCGCCGGCCACGAGTACGGGTGGGCGGGACTGCTCGGCGGGAGCGTGGCACGTGATCGTGCCCGCCTGCGCGGTACGGGCGCCGCACGGGGTGGTGGCGTCCGTCGGGGCGCTGATCGAGGGTGTGTCCGCCCGTCCGATGGCTGCGCGGACCGCCATCCTGCCCGTCTGCTCGGTACGGGCGTCGTACGGAGTGGTGGTGTCGGTCGGCCCGCTGGTCGAGGGCGGGTCCGCCCGTCCGGTGGGGGTGCCGCGCGCGACTGCCCCCGCGCGCTCGGCGCGCACGCCGCATGGGACACGGGTATTGGCGGGTGCGCTGCGGGCAGGCCGGCCTGCCCGCCACGCGCAAGCGCTGCGCGCGACCGCTCCCGGGTGGCCGGCGGGGGGCCCGCGCGGGGTGCGAGAGGCGGGCGGTGCGTTATGCGGCGGCGCGTCGACGCGGCCCGCAGGGGCGCCGCTCACCGGACCACCGCGCCCCGCGGGGCCGCCAAGCATGACAAGGGCCCCGGCGCCCTCGCGGGCGGCCGGGGCCCCGCCTCCCCGTATTCCCCCTCTGGCGACCCGGGGCCCCGAGCTCCCAGGGTGCGCCTCGCGGACCTGTTTCCCCGAGCGGTCCGCGCCCGAGTCGATTTCTCCCCTTGGCGACGACGGTCAACCCTCGGCCCCGGTCACTCGAACGAGGGGTGTTGAGCGCGAGAACCGTCCCACTCGAAAGGGGGTTCCATAAAGTGCAGCTGTCCGGGGGTGAAGTGGGGATGCCAGGAGTGATGGCGCGGCGTATCGATGTCAGTGGGAGCGGTGGAGTGCGGCTCGCCGCCTGGGAGTTCGCCGACCGGACGCGGACGGTCGACGCGCTGGGCGGCGCGCCGGTGCACACGGTGCCGGCCGTGGCCCGGGGACGGGAGCCCGGCGCGGGCGGGGTCCTGCTGCTGCACGGGCTGATGGGCCGCGCGGCGCACTGGGCCGAGACGGCCCGTTGGCTCTCCGCCCGGTACCGCGTGGTGGCCCTCGATCAGCGAGGGCACGGGCGCAGCGAGAAGCCCGTCGGGGGCCCGTACGTGCTGGACGCGTACGTCTCCGACGCCGAGGCGGTCGTCGAGCGGCTGGGGCTCGCCCCGGTCACCCTCATCGGCCACGCGATGGGCGCCCTCACGGCCTGGCGGCTGGCGGCGCGCAGGCCCGACCTCGTCCGGGCCCTCGTCATCTGCGACATGCGCGCCTCCGCGCTGGGCGCCGCCACCCAGCGCCGCTGGGGCGAGTGGTTCAAGTCCTGGCCGGTGCCCTTCGCCACGCTGGCGGACGTCCGCCACTGGTTCGGCCAGGAAGATCCGACCCTGGACCGTCCGGCTCCCGCCCGCGGCGACTTCTACGCCGAGGTGATGGCCGAACGCGCGGACGGCTGGCGCCCGCTCTTCTTCCGCCGCCAGATGCTCATGGCCCGCGAGGCGTACGCCCACGACGCCCACTGGGAGGAGCTGGCCCTCGTCGAGTGCCCCGCCCTCGTCGTCCGCGGCCTGGACGGCGAACTCGGGCGTGCCGAGGCCCAGGAGATGGTCCGCGTCCTCCCTCAGGGCCGCTACGCCGAGGTGGCCGACGCCGGCCACTTCCTCCACTACGACCAGCCGGCCGCCTGGCGCCGCGCGGCCGAGCCCTTCCTCCGCGCGGCGGTACCGGTGTAACGGCGGCGCGAGGCTCCGGCCTCGCCCCGCCCCCCACGCCCGTGACCTGCCGAAACGTCTGCCGAAGGAGACGCCTCGAAAGGGCCGCGTCCGCACGCCCCGAAATAATTCAACGGGCGTTGACATTCCTCCGCCCGAGGTGTGCACTGGAAGGGAACAGGTCGTAGGAACACCGGCCATAGGAGGCCGTCATGTCCGCTCGTGCCAACCCCTCCGCCCCCTCCACTCGGTCCGCCCGCACCGAGCCCTCCGCGGACGTCCTCGTCGTCGGGGCCGGCCCCACCGGCCTGCTGCTGGCCGGTGATCTCGCCGCCTCGGGCGTGAACGTCGTGCTGCTGGAGCGGCGGAGTACGGAGTCCAACCTCACCCGGGCCTTCGCCGTACACGCCAGGACCCTTGAGGTGTTCGACGCGCGGGGCCTCGCCGAAGCGCTGATCGCCACGGGACACCTGATCGACGGCGTCCGCCTCTTCGGGCGGATGGCCATCGACCTCACCCGGCTGGAAACCCGCTTCCCGGGCGTGCTGATGA
This genomic interval carries:
- a CDS encoding SIS domain-containing protein; translated protein: MSGNKLAGQFFDAAIELLRRARDEEAEHIADAAALIADTVADGGRIFVFGAGHSSIAAQDVVYRAGGLALVNLLAVPGTVGVDVTPATLGSALERVDGLAGAVLDTSPVQAGDVLVVISLSGRNSLPVEMAMNARALGLKVVGVTSLAYAEHTKSRHVSGTFLKDHCDVVVDSKIGIGDAELTADGIAAPFAPASTVVTSALMQAVIASAAGELAARGIEPPMLRSGNVDGGHEWNGRVLAEYRDRIFFRH
- a CDS encoding metal-dependent transcriptional regulator, whose product is MSGLIDTTEMYLRTILELEEEGVVPMRARIAERLDQSGPTVSQTVARMERDGLVTVAGDRHLELTEEGRRLATRVMRKHRLAECLLVDVIGLEWEQVHEEACRWEHVMSEAVERRVLELLRHPTESPYGNPIPGLEELGEKAEADPYLNEDMVSLLDLTPGTDGKTVVVRRIGEPIQSDAQLMHTLRRVGVQPGAVVSVTESPGGVMVGSSGESAELASEIASHVFVAKR
- a CDS encoding alpha/beta fold hydrolase; its protein translation is MARRIDVSGSGGVRLAAWEFADRTRTVDALGGAPVHTVPAVARGREPGAGGVLLLHGLMGRAAHWAETARWLSARYRVVALDQRGHGRSEKPVGGPYVLDAYVSDAEAVVERLGLAPVTLIGHAMGALTAWRLAARRPDLVRALVICDMRASALGAATQRRWGEWFKSWPVPFATLADVRHWFGQEDPTLDRPAPARGDFYAEVMAERADGWRPLFFRRQMLMAREAYAHDAHWEELALVECPALVVRGLDGELGRAEAQEMVRVLPQGRYAEVADAGHFLHYDQPAAWRRAAEPFLRAAVPV